Proteins encoded within one genomic window of Thunnus albacares chromosome 13, fThuAlb1.1, whole genome shotgun sequence:
- the LOC122995943 gene encoding cornifelin homolog B-like isoform X2, translating into MSKMVIKQPQPVMEAQESDEWGSGICDCCDDVPECCFAFWCCPCFACKTTKAYGQCLCLPLLDIYGCIPPITMSMRVSMRQRYGIKGTMCNDCMCATCCTPCAWCQMSREMKRRKIQILLVGAKHT; encoded by the exons ATGTCCAAGATGGTCATCAAGCAGCCTCAGCCTGTGATGGAGGCCCAAGAGTCTGACGAGTGGGGATCCGGGATATGTGACTGCTGCGATGACGTGCCTGAGT GCTGTTTTGCTTTCTGGTGCTGTCCCTGCTTCGCCTGTAAAACCACCAAGGCCTACGGCCAGtgtctctgcctccctctgctGGACATCTACGGCTGCATCCCGCCCATCACCATGTCCATGAGGGTCTCCATGCGGCAGCGCTACGGCATCAAA GGCACGATGTGTAACGATTGCATGTGTGCGACCTGTTGTACACCCTGCGCCTGGTGTCAGATGtccagagagatgaagagaagaaaaatccaAATCCTCCTGGTCGGCGCCAAGCACACATGA
- the LOC122995943 gene encoding cornifelin homolog B-like isoform X1 — MQHELYILVPPVEATMSKMVIKQPQPVMEAQESDEWGSGICDCCDDVPECCFAFWCCPCFACKTTKAYGQCLCLPLLDIYGCIPPITMSMRVSMRQRYGIKGTMCNDCMCATCCTPCAWCQMSREMKRRKIQILLVGAKHT, encoded by the exons ATGCAACATGAACTCTACATTCTCGTTCCTCCTGTAGAAGCCACCATGTCCAAGATGGTCATCAAGCAGCCTCAGCCTGTGATGGAGGCCCAAGAGTCTGACGAGTGGGGATCCGGGATATGTGACTGCTGCGATGACGTGCCTGAGT GCTGTTTTGCTTTCTGGTGCTGTCCCTGCTTCGCCTGTAAAACCACCAAGGCCTACGGCCAGtgtctctgcctccctctgctGGACATCTACGGCTGCATCCCGCCCATCACCATGTCCATGAGGGTCTCCATGCGGCAGCGCTACGGCATCAAA GGCACGATGTGTAACGATTGCATGTGTGCGACCTGTTGTACACCCTGCGCCTGGTGTCAGATGtccagagagatgaagagaagaaaaatccaAATCCTCCTGGTCGGCGCCAAGCACACATGA